From Polynucleobacter sp. MWH-Braz-FAM2G, a single genomic window includes:
- the wrbA gene encoding NAD(P)H:quinone oxidoreductase, protein MSQHDILVLYYSRYGATKDLARLIAEGIESVPGVNARLRTVPAVSTVCEATEASVPKDGAPYVEYLDLQECIGLALGSPTRFGNMAAPMKYFWDGSSSEWMNGALIGKPACVFTSTGSMHGGQESTLLTMMIPLFHHGMMLLGIPYSEPDLMSSSTGGSPYGVTHLAHADGRAPISPEEQRLAKAQGKRLAETALKLQMNKG, encoded by the coding sequence ATGAGCCAACACGATATTTTAGTTTTGTACTACTCCCGTTATGGTGCCACCAAGGATTTGGCTCGACTTATTGCCGAAGGAATCGAGAGTGTTCCGGGCGTAAATGCCCGTCTTCGGACTGTTCCCGCTGTATCGACAGTTTGCGAAGCTACTGAAGCGTCAGTCCCTAAAGATGGTGCACCATATGTTGAATATTTGGATTTGCAAGAATGTATTGGCCTTGCTTTAGGATCGCCTACGCGTTTTGGCAATATGGCTGCCCCAATGAAATACTTCTGGGATGGTAGTTCATCGGAGTGGATGAATGGCGCCCTGATAGGTAAACCAGCGTGTGTTTTTACCAGTACCGGCAGCATGCATGGCGGCCAAGAAAGCACTCTTTTAACCATGATGATCCCCCTCTTTCATCACGGCATGATGCTACTTGGCATTCCTTATAGCGAACCAGATTTAATGTCTTCCAGTACCGGTGGAAGCCCATATGGCGTAACACATCTTGCTCATGCAGATGGACGAGCTCCTATTAGCCCTGAAGAGCAACGTCTAGCTAAGGCTCAAGGCAAAAGATTGGCTGAGACTGCTTTAAAGCTTCAAATGAATAAGGGCTAG
- a CDS encoding EF-hand domain-containing protein codes for MRACNLFSYLAVSFFLLIAPLTAFADEASRNQQIVERFTKCDINHDGKLTQAEAKGCMPRIYDHFSAIDTGNKGYVTVAEIQAMANR; via the coding sequence ATGAGGGCATGCAACCTGTTTAGCTATTTAGCGGTATCTTTTTTTCTGCTTATTGCTCCATTGACTGCTTTTGCTGATGAGGCATCACGAAATCAGCAGATAGTTGAACGATTCACTAAATGCGATATCAATCACGATGGCAAGTTAACGCAAGCCGAGGCTAAAGGATGCATGCCTCGTATTTATGATCACTTTAGCGCGATTGATACTGGTAACAAGGGTTATGTAACTGTTGCTGAAATTCAGGCAATGGCTAACCGATAA
- a CDS encoding alpha/beta fold hydrolase: MSIIFPGFEEKKITVDSPDGSIEIACLVGGSGPALLLLHGFPQTKAIWQHIAPELAKKFTVVASDLRGYGASSKPHGKADHSSYSKRSMAADQHALMQSLGHQQFFLLGHDRGGRVSHRLAMDFPESVLRLMVLDISPTLTMYDNTTMEFAKGYWHWFFLIQPEPVPETMIGANPEYWLKNHMGRHAGTEIFSAERWAEYLAGVSNPQSMHAMCEDYRAAATIDLVHDRADRTAGKQLPMPLHVLWGEHGLVNKCFKPLNDWRVVAQEVSGRALSCGHYIPEEQPQELLKEVLEFFRV, from the coding sequence ATGTCAATCATCTTTCCTGGATTTGAAGAAAAAAAGATTACTGTTGATTCTCCTGACGGTTCCATAGAAATTGCATGTTTAGTTGGTGGATCAGGACCGGCCTTATTGTTGCTCCATGGGTTTCCACAGACCAAGGCAATTTGGCAGCATATTGCTCCTGAATTGGCGAAAAAATTTACAGTAGTAGCTTCTGATCTTCGTGGCTATGGCGCATCATCAAAGCCCCATGGAAAGGCTGACCATTCAAGCTACTCAAAAAGATCTATGGCGGCAGACCAGCACGCATTAATGCAATCTTTAGGACATCAACAATTTTTCTTGCTTGGGCATGATCGGGGAGGCAGAGTATCTCATCGACTGGCTATGGATTTTCCAGAAAGTGTTTTGCGCTTAATGGTTTTGGACATATCTCCAACCTTAACCATGTATGACAACACCACCATGGAATTTGCAAAAGGTTACTGGCATTGGTTCTTCTTGATTCAACCAGAACCTGTTCCTGAAACCATGATTGGTGCAAATCCAGAATATTGGCTTAAAAATCATATGGGTCGCCATGCTGGCACTGAAATATTTTCTGCAGAGAGATGGGCTGAATATTTAGCAGGTGTGAGCAACCCACAATCCATGCACGCCATGTGTGAAGACTATCGTGCTGCTGCTACGATTGATTTGGTTCATGACCGCGCTGATAGGACGGCGGGGAAGCAATTACCAATGCCTCTGCATGTTTTGTGGGGAGAGCACGGTCTAGTGAATAAATGCTTTAAGCCGTTGAATGATTGGCGAGTAGTTGCACAAGAGGTTTCAGGCAGAGCTCTTTCTTGCGGTCACTACATTCCCGAAGAGCAGCCTCAAGAGTTGCTAAAAGAAGTATTGGAGTTCTTTAGAGTCTAA
- a CDS encoding chromate transporter — protein MTQLISLALSFGLLSLLAVGGGTAVLPEMERLMAHQFGIDHLHFVHIYSIGQIAPGPNMLMVLVIGIKVAGLIGAAVVLASFFLPSSILCFYVGRLWDRFGDSPWRRSIQNALEPISIGLMASGVYSVAKSSIVSPVTAVLALATLILILKTKINPVFVILGSGLISFVLLKYFSA, from the coding sequence ATGACTCAGTTGATATCTCTTGCGCTAAGTTTTGGCTTGCTTTCCTTGTTGGCCGTCGGAGGGGGTACTGCAGTTTTGCCTGAAATGGAAAGGTTGATGGCCCATCAATTTGGGATTGATCATCTACATTTCGTGCATATTTACAGTATTGGTCAAATTGCCCCTGGCCCCAATATGTTGATGGTATTGGTTATTGGGATTAAGGTTGCGGGACTAATTGGAGCTGCTGTAGTGCTAGCTTCTTTTTTCTTGCCCTCTAGTATTTTATGTTTCTATGTGGGCCGTCTTTGGGATCGTTTTGGTGATAGTCCTTGGCGCAGAAGTATTCAAAATGCGCTGGAACCTATCTCCATTGGATTGATGGCATCAGGCGTTTACTCCGTTGCTAAATCCTCTATTGTTAGCCCTGTTACAGCGGTCTTAGCATTAGCAACATTGATTTTGATTTTAAAAACAAAAATAAATCCAGTGTTTGTAATACTGGGATCAGGGCTGATCAGTTTTGTACTTCTAAAATACTTCTCCGCATAA
- a CDS encoding YhjD/YihY/BrkB family envelope integrity protein, with translation MRIIRNPQLWLSLGKEIWERNRGQNLKQIAASLSFTTTLSLIPMVTIATILIGYLPSVIQVKNAFRSWLLETYMPGGLNQQVFIYLDQFSSQARGLTYLGLLGLLVTTVMTLAVIEDAFNHIFKVELKRPVFKKILIYGAATFLGPLLLGIGIYLSGVLFSASEGWIKAVSLGFRLVATFAPILLAIAVYAVVYKILPYAKVSWADAFTGALFSALTFELMKFGFAIFLSHTAFYKTVYGAFAIFPLGLIWIYLTWWITLAGAVLVANLPDIRNGLIRVIRY, from the coding sequence ATGCGCATTATTCGTAATCCTCAATTATGGCTCTCTCTGGGTAAAGAGATCTGGGAGCGTAATCGCGGCCAAAATTTGAAGCAAATTGCCGCAAGCCTCTCTTTTACGACTACTTTATCCCTGATACCAATGGTCACTATTGCGACCATTCTGATTGGCTATCTTCCTAGCGTCATTCAAGTAAAGAATGCTTTTAGGAGCTGGTTGTTAGAAACTTATATGCCTGGTGGACTGAATCAGCAGGTCTTTATCTATTTGGATCAGTTTTCTTCTCAGGCTCGTGGCCTTACTTATTTGGGTTTGCTTGGTCTGTTAGTCACCACCGTCATGACATTGGCCGTCATTGAAGATGCGTTTAATCATATTTTCAAGGTAGAGCTAAAGAGGCCAGTTTTTAAAAAGATTCTTATTTATGGGGCCGCCACCTTTTTGGGACCCTTGCTTCTAGGTATCGGCATCTATTTGAGCGGCGTTTTATTTAGCGCTTCGGAAGGGTGGATCAAGGCTGTTTCCCTGGGCTTTCGTTTAGTGGCAACATTTGCGCCAATATTGCTTGCAATTGCCGTTTATGCGGTTGTTTATAAAATCCTGCCTTACGCCAAAGTTTCCTGGGCAGATGCATTTACAGGTGCTTTATTTTCAGCGCTTACCTTCGAACTCATGAAGTTCGGTTTTGCTATTTTTCTGAGCCATACCGCCTTCTATAAAACGGTTTATGGAGCCTTTGCCATCTTTCCATTGGGTCTTATTTGGATCTATTTGACGTGGTGGATTACCCTGGCTGGCGCTGTCCTAGTGGCCAACTTGCCAGACATTCGGAATGGCCTCATTAGGGTTATTCGTTACTAA
- a CDS encoding DUF2069 domain-containing protein: protein MMNKILEKNPYQLLATAAFIDLFILCVCWEWFISPLRPGGSWLILKGVPLLFAIPGIWKGKVYTMQWASMLILLYVTEGLVRILETGANFWLALLETAFATIGFICLLMYLKPIKKEAKLLKKQRESEQ, encoded by the coding sequence ATGATGAATAAAATTCTTGAAAAAAATCCCTATCAACTTTTGGCCACAGCGGCATTCATAGATTTATTTATTCTCTGTGTTTGCTGGGAGTGGTTTATCTCCCCCCTTAGGCCAGGAGGTTCTTGGTTAATCTTAAAAGGTGTACCGCTACTATTTGCCATTCCAGGGATATGGAAAGGCAAGGTTTACACAATGCAGTGGGCATCCATGCTGATACTGCTATACGTTACAGAAGGCTTAGTTCGTATATTAGAAACAGGCGCTAATTTTTGGCTTGCTCTTCTTGAAACTGCCTTTGCGACTATTGGGTTTATCTGTTTATTAATGTATTTGAAGCCGATTAAAAAAGAAGCAAAACTTTTAAAGAAACAGCGCGAATCCGAGCAATGA
- the ppk2 gene encoding polyphosphate kinase 2 yields MGKKVKAKEHEREYEDELRLLQIELVKLQRQIIAGNLRLLVILEGRDTAGKDGTIKRIVEHLSPRETRVVALGKPSSREEGEWYFQRYVAELPSSGEFAIFNRSWYNRAGVEKVMGFCTQAQYKQFMDSVNEFESLLVDSGIQILKYYLDIDKKEQAERLESRKTDPLKQWKISPIDQQAQKYWKAYSIARNAMLLKTSTSSAPWTVINANNKKLTHINLIQDLLSRVSYPGKDKKLLKTQPDIVMPCPPLGKKIPKLAP; encoded by the coding sequence ATGGGTAAAAAGGTTAAAGCAAAGGAACACGAGAGGGAATACGAGGACGAGCTCAGACTACTGCAGATTGAACTCGTTAAGCTTCAGCGCCAGATTATTGCCGGTAATCTGCGCCTCTTGGTTATCTTGGAGGGTCGTGATACTGCTGGAAAAGACGGCACTATTAAACGCATCGTAGAGCACCTTAGCCCTCGAGAAACGCGTGTTGTCGCTTTAGGCAAGCCCTCATCACGCGAAGAAGGCGAATGGTATTTTCAGCGCTACGTTGCCGAATTACCATCCTCTGGAGAGTTTGCAATATTCAATCGTAGTTGGTACAACCGCGCTGGCGTTGAAAAGGTAATGGGTTTCTGTACGCAAGCTCAATACAAGCAGTTCATGGATTCAGTAAATGAGTTTGAGTCTTTATTGGTTGATTCTGGTATTCAGATTTTGAAGTACTACCTTGATATCGACAAAAAAGAACAAGCGGAGCGTCTAGAAAGCCGAAAAACTGATCCTCTAAAGCAGTGGAAGATTAGTCCTATCGATCAGCAAGCCCAAAAATATTGGAAGGCATACAGCATTGCTCGCAATGCAATGCTATTAAAGACTAGTACAAGCTCCGCCCCCTGGACAGTGATTAATGCGAATAATAAAAAGTTAACTCACATCAATTTAATTCAAGATTTATTGTCTCGCGTAAGTTATCCAGGTAAAGATAAAAAACTATTAAAGACTCAACCAGACATAGTCATGCCATGTCCACCATTAGGTAAAAAGATCCCTAAATTGGCGCCCTAG
- a CDS encoding FAD-binding oxidoreductase: MIESFFKGLKDILDQKYILVEEIDKAPYLTDWRKRFTGKAQAVVLPGSSDEVARIVKLCASNNISIVPQGGHTGFCGGATPDGSGNQIIMNFKRMNQIREIDIANQTITLEAGCILQAIQEKAASNGFLFPLSLGAEGSCMIGGNLSTNAGGTNVLRYGNARDLCLGLEVVTASGEIWDGMKGLRKDNTGYDLRDLFIGSEGTLGIITAAVMKLYPLPISQWTTLVAVENIVSSIALLNLFQKRATSLLTGFEMMTKESLDLNEKHFPQMANPLQGKPPYTVLIELSDYESEAHVRQLLESILEEAFESDLISDAVIASNLSQANAFWQMREHITLAQAEEGANLKHDITIPLSSLDSFISETDKLMRTKFPGVRIINFGHLGDGNLHYNIAPPLGMDPKIFNETHEKPIHELVYEQVERCKGSISAEHGVGQLKLEGLRAHKGAVAHDLMKTLKRALDPQNILNPNKVVSI, encoded by the coding sequence ATGATCGAATCATTCTTTAAAGGCTTAAAAGATATCCTTGATCAGAAATATATTCTGGTTGAAGAAATTGATAAGGCACCATACCTTACTGATTGGCGCAAGCGTTTCACTGGTAAAGCCCAAGCAGTAGTGCTTCCAGGCAGTAGCGATGAAGTTGCTCGAATCGTAAAACTTTGTGCTTCAAACAATATTTCTATCGTGCCTCAGGGTGGCCATACTGGCTTTTGTGGTGGCGCCACTCCAGATGGTAGTGGCAATCAAATCATCATGAACTTTAAGCGCATGAATCAGATTCGTGAAATTGATATTGCCAACCAAACTATCACGCTTGAGGCGGGTTGTATTTTACAAGCCATACAAGAAAAAGCGGCTTCAAATGGTTTTCTATTTCCCCTTAGTCTTGGTGCTGAGGGTAGTTGCATGATTGGTGGCAATTTGTCCACCAATGCAGGTGGAACAAATGTCCTACGTTATGGCAATGCTCGTGACCTATGTTTAGGCCTTGAGGTGGTAACTGCCTCGGGTGAAATTTGGGATGGCATGAAGGGCTTGCGCAAAGACAATACCGGCTATGACTTAAGGGATTTATTTATTGGATCCGAAGGCACTCTTGGAATCATCACTGCAGCGGTTATGAAGCTGTATCCCCTACCCATTTCTCAATGGACTACGTTAGTTGCCGTCGAGAATATTGTCTCTTCGATAGCGCTTCTGAATCTATTTCAAAAAAGAGCCACTTCCCTACTAACGGGCTTTGAGATGATGACGAAAGAATCATTGGATCTCAATGAAAAACACTTCCCTCAAATGGCGAATCCGCTTCAAGGTAAACCGCCATATACGGTATTGATTGAGCTGTCCGATTACGAAAGTGAGGCGCATGTAAGGCAGTTATTGGAGTCTATTCTGGAGGAGGCTTTTGAGTCTGATCTGATTAGTGATGCTGTGATCGCAAGCAATTTAAGTCAAGCAAATGCATTTTGGCAAATGCGGGAGCACATTACCCTTGCTCAAGCTGAAGAAGGTGCAAATCTAAAGCACGACATCACCATTCCCCTTTCTTCGCTAGATTCATTTATTAGTGAAACAGATAAATTGATGAGAACAAAATTCCCAGGCGTCAGGATCATCAATTTTGGCCATCTGGGCGATGGGAACCTGCATTACAACATTGCCCCACCCTTGGGCATGGATCCAAAAATCTTCAATGAAACCCATGAAAAGCCGATTCATGAGCTTGTTTATGAGCAGGTTGAGCGGTGCAAGGGCTCTATTTCGGCAGAACATGGGGTTGGACAGCTCAAATTGGAGGGCTTAAGGGCTCATAAGGGCGCTGTTGCGCACGATCTCATGAAGACCCTAAAACGGGCTCTAGACCCTCAAAACATCCTTAATCCCAATAAAGTGGTCTCTATTTAG
- a CDS encoding TonB-dependent receptor: MSSAQAQSQAQALPELEVTAVREDGQGFLSPTKVLAGDELQNKLSGTLGATLANELGVSATGYGAGSSRPVIRGLEGARVQILQNGLSVGDVSSISPDHAVASPMQNTHQIEILRGASALLYGSGSSGGLVNVVNDRIVTSKLEEASGAINTSYETVNQGKTANIELDAPAGPLALHFDSAISNSNNYRIPGYAEQGGPNANWSINPSEPVNIPYSGKLPFSFSNQNSLGLGASYVRTDGYTGISLERMNHNYGIPTSEGGFIQQSQNRYDFAHQTNDPFDGFSSVKISAANTNYQHTEFTNNGVASTQWNNTATEARVELAHKELLGSKGIFGLQVTGSTLNATDLSTNSYAIVPQTKSNSSALFWVEEGRYGPVKTSLGARYNYVTQNPNSGTQFPSVDSQQFVPTSYAPPGLQSRQFNLMSYSVGGLLDIAKGYGLGLIYTVSQRAPSAQELYSYGPHDSTATFDIGNSNLSTETSHNLELSFQKTMGLIRSKASIYQNQFSNYIYGYYTGAYSQANQNFSVVQASQANAAIRGIEADVSYNWNQTGLGGRIFGDASQGTFNAGGNLPLQPAPRLGAEFTYQHNGWLTGATYVYSFQQNKLASWEIGPTPSYNLLNANLSYTERIGKVNWTGYLTLKNLLNEEIRYATSPMAVRLYAPQPGRSLLVGIRAAF; this comes from the coding sequence ATGTCTTCTGCTCAAGCGCAGAGTCAGGCTCAAGCTTTACCAGAACTAGAAGTTACTGCTGTCCGAGAAGACGGGCAAGGATTTTTATCTCCCACCAAAGTTCTTGCTGGAGATGAACTTCAAAACAAGCTTTCCGGAACTCTGGGAGCAACATTGGCAAATGAACTGGGCGTCTCAGCGACTGGTTATGGCGCAGGTTCCTCCAGACCCGTTATTCGTGGCTTAGAGGGTGCGCGCGTCCAAATATTGCAGAATGGATTGTCAGTGGGAGATGTTTCCAGCATCTCACCTGACCATGCTGTAGCAAGTCCGATGCAAAATACCCATCAGATTGAAATCTTAAGAGGCGCCTCTGCCCTCCTGTATGGCTCTGGCTCTAGCGGTGGATTAGTCAATGTGGTGAATGATCGAATAGTTACAAGCAAGCTCGAAGAAGCCTCTGGAGCTATCAATACCAGTTATGAAACCGTGAACCAAGGAAAGACCGCCAACATTGAGCTAGATGCACCTGCGGGACCCTTAGCACTTCACTTTGATTCAGCGATTAGCAACTCCAACAACTATCGCATTCCAGGTTACGCCGAACAAGGTGGTCCCAATGCCAATTGGTCTATTAACCCTAGTGAGCCAGTCAATATTCCCTATAGCGGCAAACTTCCTTTTTCATTTAGCAATCAGAATAGCTTGGGCTTAGGCGCTAGTTATGTGCGTACCGATGGGTATACCGGCATTTCTCTTGAGCGTATGAACCATAACTATGGCATTCCTACTTCTGAGGGTGGATTTATTCAGCAATCACAAAATCGTTATGACTTCGCCCATCAAACGAATGATCCCTTTGATGGCTTTTCTTCAGTCAAAATTAGTGCTGCTAATACCAATTATCAACATACTGAATTTACAAATAATGGAGTAGCTTCAACCCAGTGGAACAATACCGCTACCGAAGCACGTGTTGAATTGGCGCATAAAGAGTTGCTTGGCTCAAAAGGTATATTTGGACTGCAAGTAACTGGGTCGACACTAAATGCCACCGACCTATCCACCAATAGTTATGCGATTGTTCCGCAAACGAAATCGAATTCAAGCGCTCTCTTTTGGGTTGAGGAAGGTCGTTATGGGCCTGTAAAAACCAGCCTCGGCGCTCGTTACAACTACGTTACCCAGAACCCCAATTCTGGAACGCAGTTCCCCAGCGTTGACAGCCAGCAATTTGTGCCAACCTCATATGCGCCACCCGGCTTGCAAAGTCGTCAATTTAATTTGATGTCATATTCAGTTGGTGGATTGCTTGATATCGCTAAGGGCTACGGTCTTGGGTTGATCTATACCGTATCGCAAAGAGCGCCATCAGCACAAGAGCTTTACTCTTACGGACCACATGACTCAACAGCCACTTTTGATATTGGCAACTCCAATTTGAGCACGGAAACTTCTCATAATCTTGAGCTGAGTTTTCAGAAAACTATGGGCTTAATTCGCAGCAAAGCTAGCATTTATCAAAACCAATTTAGTAACTACATTTATGGTTACTACACGGGCGCTTATAGTCAAGCCAATCAAAACTTTTCAGTTGTACAAGCATCACAAGCAAATGCTGCAATTCGAGGTATTGAGGCGGATGTGAGCTACAACTGGAATCAAACTGGATTAGGTGGCCGAATTTTTGGTGACGCCTCTCAAGGTACATTTAATGCCGGTGGCAACCTTCCTCTTCAGCCAGCCCCACGCTTAGGCGCTGAATTTACATACCAACATAATGGTTGGTTAACGGGTGCCACTTATGTTTATAGTTTTCAGCAAAATAAACTCGCCAGCTGGGAAATCGGACCAACGCCCAGCTACAACCTCTTAAATGCCAATCTCTCCTATACCGAGCGAATAGGTAAAGTGAATTGGACAGGTTATCTCACGCTGAAAAATTTGCTAAACGAAGAGATTCGTTATGCGACCTCTCCGATGGCTGTAAGACTCTATGCGCCTCAACCAGGAAGAAGTCTTTTGGTGGGTATAAGAGCTGCCTTCTAA
- a CDS encoding chromate transporter produces the protein MSDLVEGNIPSSAQTSLIDLFVQFLIIGAISFGGGIIAYERILLVEKRKWLTPDEFMGYLAISQTMPGLNSVNLAVLAGDHLRGVVGSFVATIGLILPGSLFVLVLGIAYTTNTNHPLANVILAGVAAAACGLLAAITYRIGDDQWKSFKSLSIIIATFLLMSIAKLSLPYVLLIMAPIAIYIYRPRGNE, from the coding sequence ATGAGTGATTTAGTTGAGGGGAACATCCCATCATCTGCACAAACCAGCTTAATTGATCTGTTTGTTCAGTTCCTCATCATAGGTGCCATTAGCTTTGGTGGCGGAATCATTGCTTATGAACGCATTTTGCTTGTAGAGAAGCGCAAATGGTTAACGCCTGATGAATTCATGGGTTATTTGGCAATTAGCCAAACCATGCCCGGCTTAAATTCAGTTAATTTGGCGGTGCTTGCGGGTGACCATCTACGAGGGGTGGTTGGATCTTTTGTAGCGACGATTGGGCTCATCCTGCCAGGCTCACTATTCGTATTGGTGCTTGGAATTGCTTACACGACCAATACAAATCATCCTCTGGCGAATGTGATTTTGGCTGGTGTTGCAGCTGCTGCTTGCGGACTGCTGGCAGCAATCACTTATCGCATTGGCGATGATCAATGGAAGAGCTTCAAGTCCTTAAGCATCATTATTGCCACCTTTTTGTTAATGAGTATTGCTAAGCTTAGCTTGCCTTATGTCTTATTGATCATGGCTCCAATTGCAATTTACATTTATCGACCAAGAGGCAACGAATGA
- a CDS encoding DUF3313 domain-containing protein, with product MKKITLVFAFITTALILAACSNAPKLATQSMPRSGFLPDYNLLIPIATNESDTRVWRYRISGVNPGNYSAVILDPIYLNQNATKEVSADVINKAKAALQASMVEAVNSRGNIRIVTQPGPGVARISVGITGAESSADSLQPWNFTPIGLAMNAAAYAGGVNSKTPALLVESKITDSQSKQLLGEGLVTVQGESFRTASGSADSFIAMAKKVVRVAMETSANPTPTGK from the coding sequence GTGAAAAAAATTACCTTAGTATTTGCCTTCATCACAACAGCGCTTATTTTGGCTGCGTGTAGCAATGCACCAAAATTAGCCACTCAATCAATGCCAAGGTCTGGTTTCTTGCCTGACTACAATCTTTTGATTCCTATTGCCACTAATGAATCTGATACACGCGTGTGGAGATATCGCATCTCTGGAGTTAATCCTGGAAACTATAGTGCTGTGATCTTGGATCCAATCTATTTGAATCAAAATGCCACCAAAGAGGTTAGCGCTGATGTAATCAACAAGGCCAAGGCAGCATTACAGGCTTCAATGGTTGAGGCAGTTAACAGCCGTGGCAACATTCGTATCGTTACACAGCCAGGTCCTGGCGTAGCTCGCATATCTGTAGGTATTACTGGCGCAGAAAGCTCGGCTGATAGCTTGCAGCCATGGAATTTCACCCCGATTGGTTTGGCTATGAATGCTGCAGCCTATGCTGGTGGCGTTAATTCAAAAACGCCAGCTTTATTGGTTGAAAGCAAGATCACGGACAGCCAGTCAAAACAGCTCTTAGGCGAAGGTTTGGTAACGGTGCAAGGTGAGTCATTTAGAACGGCATCGGGATCGGCAGACTCTTTTATTGCCATGGCTAAAAAAGTGGTGCGAGTTGCTATGGAAACATCAGCAAATCCAACACCTACTGGCAAATAA